The Raphanus sativus cultivar WK10039 chromosome 6, ASM80110v3, whole genome shotgun sequence sequence cgataaagccacaaaacaaatatgaatcAACAATGTGACTGAACCTCGGTGTGATTGTTATTACTACCAGTGTCTTTAAAAGACCTACTTCcaaaaatcataaaccctaatccaaaacCAGCCATTGCAGCCAAGAAGACTCCTCCATTGAATGACATCACAGCCAACATGATCAAATAAGACAAACCAGCCCTCACAGTGTAAACCACCGTCTGGATAAGCCCGCCGCCAAAGCTAGCCGGACCAGCTTTCATGACTCCGCACCGCGAAATATACTCTGAAAATGCAGAAAAGACGAAAATGCTGGCGAGGCAGACCCAATACATGGTCA is a genomic window containing:
- the LOC108811513 gene encoding copper transporter 3-like, producing the protein MNGMSGSSQTAPAPSPSAFFQHRRRHHGGMMHMTFFWGKNTEVLFDGWPGTNLTMYWVCLASIFVFSAFSEYISRCGVMKAGPASFGGGLIQTVVYTVRAGLSYLIMLAVMSFNGGVFLAAMAGFGLGFMIFGSRSFKDTGSNNNHTEVQSHC